A single window of Sphingobacteriales bacterium DNA harbors:
- the metX gene encoding homoserine O-acetyltransferase produces the protein MNPNIFKIQEDITLECGRTLKNVEIAYHTFGKMNEDKSNVVWICHAFSANSNPEEWWPGMVGDGYFLDPKKYFIVCANMLGSCYGSTGPLSINHETGKKYYNDFPTVTVRDMVRTLTLLRIHLGIEKIHFACGFSMGGQQLLEWTIQEPSIFENILLGATNIKHSPWGIAFNESQRMAIEADCTFGNDDDNAGINGMKAARSIGLISYRNYKAYNITQEDKDNTKLENFRACSYQRYQGEKLAQRFNAYSYYILSKAMDNHNIERGRTNAKDVLSAIKCNVVVLGIESDFLYPLEEQELMAELIPHSLFVKIDSPYGHDGFLIENEKITKVLEVFLK, from the coding sequence GTGAATCCTAATATTTTTAAAATACAAGAAGATATTACATTAGAATGTGGTAGAACACTAAAAAATGTAGAAATTGCTTATCATACATTTGGAAAAATGAATGAAGATAAATCTAACGTTGTATGGATTTGTCATGCATTTTCTGCAAATTCCAATCCAGAAGAATGGTGGCCAGGAATGGTTGGAGATGGATATTTTTTAGACCCAAAGAAATATTTTATTGTTTGTGCAAACATGTTAGGTTCATGCTATGGTTCTACTGGTCCATTATCTATCAACCACGAAACAGGAAAGAAATATTATAACGATTTTCCAACTGTTACCGTACGTGATATGGTAAGAACACTTACATTACTTAGGATTCATTTAGGCATAGAAAAAATACATTTTGCCTGTGGATTTTCAATGGGTGGCCAACAGCTTTTAGAATGGACAATTCAAGAACCTAGTATTTTTGAAAATATATTATTAGGAGCAACAAATATAAAACATTCACCTTGGGGCATTGCCTTCAATGAATCGCAGAGAATGGCAATAGAAGCAGATTGTACTTTTGGTAATGATGATGATAATGCTGGAATAAATGGAATGAAAGCTGCACGAAGTATTGGGCTAATTTCATACAGAAATTACAAAGCATACAACATTACACAAGAAGACAAAGACAATACAAAACTTGAAAATTTTAGAGCATGTTCCTATCAAAGATATCAAGGAGAAAAATTAGCACAAAGATTTAATGCCTATTCTTACTACATATTATCTAAAGCAATGGATAATCATAATATAGAAAGAGGCAGAACAAATGCAAAAGATGTCTTGTCTGCAATCAAATGTAATGTTGTTGTTTTAGGTATAGAAAGTGATTTCCTATATCCATTAGAAGAACAAGAATTGATGGCTGAATTAATTCCACATTCCTTATTTGTAAAAATAGATTCACCTTACGGACATGATGGCTTCTTGATAGAAAATGAAAAAATCACCAAAGTTTTAGAAGTGTTTTTAAAATAA
- a CDS encoding O-acetylhomoserine aminocarboxypropyltransferase/cysteine synthase translates to MSNYKFETLQLHAGQEADPTTGSRAVPIYQTTSYQFKDTTHAANLFGLREFGNIYTRLMNPTTDVFEKRIAALEGGVAALATASGQSAQFIALNNILEAGQNFVSTSFLYGGTYNQFKVAFKRLGVECRFADGDNPESFEKLIDDNTRAIYLESIGNPRGNVPNWEAFKALSEKYDIPIVVDNTFGAGGYLFQPLKHGAHIVVESATKWIGGHGTSIGGVIIDGGNYNWGNGKYPQFTEPSEGYHGLNFWNVFGTPGPFGNIAYIIRARVEGLRDWGPAISPFNSFLLLQGLETLSLRVERHNQNAMALAEWLQNHPKVESVTYTGLSNSPYHELGKKYLTNGFGSVFTFEVKGGYDAATKFVNSVKLASHLANVGDAKTLVIHSASTTHEQLSDEEQKASGVAKNAIRVSVGIEHIDDIKADFDQALNA, encoded by the coding sequence ATGAGCAACTACAAATTTGAAACATTACAACTACACGCAGGACAAGAAGCAGATCCAACAACAGGCTCACGTGCAGTACCAATTTATCAAACAACATCGTATCAATTTAAAGATACCACACATGCCGCAAATCTATTCGGATTAAGAGAATTTGGAAACATCTATACAAGATTAATGAATCCAACGACAGATGTATTTGAAAAAAGAATTGCAGCATTAGAAGGTGGCGTTGCAGCATTAGCAACTGCATCAGGTCAATCAGCACAATTTATAGCATTAAACAATATACTAGAAGCAGGACAAAATTTTGTATCTACTTCATTTTTATATGGTGGTACCTACAATCAATTTAAGGTAGCATTCAAAAGATTAGGTGTTGAATGTAGATTCGCAGATGGCGACAACCCAGAAAGTTTCGAAAAATTAATTGATGATAATACAAGAGCAATCTATTTAGAATCTATAGGTAATCCAAGAGGAAATGTGCCAAACTGGGAAGCATTTAAAGCACTATCAGAAAAATATGATATTCCAATTGTTGTTGATAATACATTTGGTGCTGGTGGCTATTTATTTCAACCATTAAAACATGGTGCACATATAGTAGTAGAATCTGCAACAAAATGGATTGGCGGACATGGAACAAGTATTGGTGGTGTAATCATAGATGGTGGAAATTACAATTGGGGAAATGGAAAATATCCGCAGTTTACAGAACCAAGCGAAGGTTATCATGGATTAAATTTTTGGAATGTTTTTGGCACACCTGGTCCATTCGGAAATATTGCATATATTATTAGAGCAAGAGTAGAAGGTTTAAGAGATTGGGGACCAGCCATCTCTCCTTTCAATTCATTTTTATTATTACAAGGTTTAGAAACATTATCACTAAGAGTAGAAAGACACAACCAAAATGCAATGGCATTAGCAGAATGGTTGCAAAATCATCCAAAAGTAGAAAGTGTAACCTACACAGGCTTAAGCAACTCACCATACCATGAATTAGGTAAAAAATACCTTACAAATGGCTTTGGCTCAGTATTTACTTTTGAGGTAAAAGGTGGCTATGATGCAGCAACAAAATTTGTAAACTCAGTAAAACTCGCATCACATTTAGCAAACGTAGGCGATGCAAAAACATTGGTAATACATTCAGCATCTACAACACATGAGCAATTATCAGATGAAGAACAAAAAGCATCTGGAGTAGCAAAAAATGCAATAAGAGTTTCAGTAGGTATTGAACATATAGATGATATAAAAGCAGATTTTGACCAAGCATTAAATGCATAA